The Methanosphaera sp. BMS genome contains a region encoding:
- a CDS encoding phosphopantothenate/pantothenate synthetase — MLNKDHPRYESLLLRHKIVEAHKNGILADSGMIAHGRGETYDYLIGEKTTDNSINTIKVSAAYFLNAKRPVLSVNGNTTALVAEDIAKLSKMLDIPVEINLYYRTDERVKRIEEVYKKLGVKEILGTNDDEFIDTPNLNGPRSPVSIDGISKSDLIFIPLEDGDRAEALYNLGKTIISVDLNPLSRTAQTSTVTIVDNIVRAMPLLIKYVEEFEDYSSDELTKMINNFDNKVNLDNSIRDILNRFEL, encoded by the coding sequence ATGTTAAACAAAGACCATCCTAGATATGAATCATTACTTTTAAGACATAAGATTGTAGAAGCACACAAAAATGGCATACTGGCAGATTCCGGTATGATAGCCCACGGTAGAGGGGAAACATACGATTATCTTATCGGTGAAAAGACTACTGACAACAGCATAAACACAATCAAGGTATCGGCGGCCTATTTTTTAAATGCAAAAAGACCTGTATTGAGCGTAAACGGTAACACCACCGCCCTGGTAGCTGAGGACATTGCAAAACTGTCCAAAATGCTGGATATTCCTGTGGAGATTAACCTGTACTATCGTACAGATGAGAGGGTTAAACGCATTGAAGAGGTTTATAAAAAATTGGGAGTCAAAGAAATCTTAGGTACCAACGATGATGAATTTATAGATACTCCCAATCTTAACGGGCCAAGAAGTCCAGTTAGTATCGATGGAATAAGCAAATCAGACCTTATATTCATACCATTGGAAGATGGGGACAGGGCAGAGGCATTATATAACCTTGGAAAAACAATAATATCCGTTGATTTAAATCCATTGTCACGTACGGCACAAACCTCCACGGTAACCATTGTAGATAACATTGTGAGGGCCATGCCCCTATTGATTAAATATGTTGAAGAATTTGAAGATTACAGTAGTGATGAATTAACAAAAATGATAAATAACTTCGATAACAAAGTAAACTTAGATAACTCAATAAGAGATATTCTAAATAGATTTGAATTATAA
- a CDS encoding AAA family ATPase, protein MKVYGITGLPGSGKSIISKFTENEGIHIISMGDIVRKEAKTLNCSSEVAAVSLRKKYGNKIIAKLCVDEIQNISRESTDKQKRFQHEFEDDIYIIEGIRSSHEVDVFRENFDDFTIIAIHSSPKTRFERLKKRNRSDDSSDFKTFLERDIRELEFGIGNVIASADFMIINDDPIQDKLAQMISEYNNEINQSNQ, encoded by the coding sequence TTGAAAGTTTATGGAATTACAGGTCTTCCAGGTTCCGGAAAAAGCATAATATCAAAATTTACTGAAAATGAAGGCATACACATTATCAGCATGGGAGACATAGTACGTAAAGAGGCCAAAACATTAAATTGTAGTTCTGAAGTTGCTGCCGTAAGCTTAAGAAAGAAATATGGCAACAAAATTATTGCAAAGCTATGTGTAGATGAAATACAGAACATCTCCAGGGAAAGTACTGATAAACAAAAACGCTTTCAGCATGAATTTGAAGATGACATTTATATAATCGAGGGAATCAGAAGTTCACATGAAGTGGACGTATTTAGGGAAAACTTCGATGACTTCACGATAATAGCAATTCATTCAAGTCCAAAGACCCGATTCGAGAGACTTAAGAAAAGAAATAGGAGTGATGATTCCTCCGACTTCAAAACATTCCTGGAAAGGGATATTAGGGAACTCGAATTCGGTATTGGAAATGTCATAGCCAGTGCAGATTTTATGATAATTAATGACGATCCGATTCAGGATAAACTGGCCCAAATGATAAGTGAATATAACAACGAGATTAACCAGTCAAATCAGTAG
- a CDS encoding AAA family ATPase encodes MKVYGITGLPGSGKSIISRLAKNEGVHIISMGDIVRKEAEKQNCSSGVAAVNLRKKYGDNVIAERCVEEIQNHSRDRLNNQGNTLTRIYTTKNQKQSQRKFKRVEQDVYIIEGIRSPFEVNIFRRNFKNFKVIAIHSSPETRFNRLKRRKRSDDSTDFKTFLERDRRELKFGIGNVIATADFMLINDGPIPIFKNVVRGLIDHEIKPKRKPYKNHNKNKNKPNRKHRKNPNNYKKHNKQNPNNRNKKDFRNKRRY; translated from the coding sequence TTGAAAGTATATGGAATTACCGGCCTTCCCGGATCGGGAAAAAGTATCATATCACGACTTGCTAAAAATGAAGGCGTTCACATCATAAGTATGGGTGATATCGTACGTAAAGAAGCCGAAAAACAGAATTGTAGTTCTGGAGTTGCTGCTGTAAACCTAAGAAAGAAATATGGGGATAACGTTATTGCCGAACGCTGTGTCGAAGAGATACAGAACCATTCAAGAGACAGGCTGAACAATCAGGGCAATACCCTTACAAGGATATACACTACAAAAAACCAAAAGCAATCCCAGCGTAAGTTTAAAAGGGTTGAACAGGACGTTTATATCATAGAAGGTATTAGAAGTCCATTTGAGGTAAACATCTTCAGGAGAAACTTCAAAAACTTCAAAGTAATAGCAATCCATTCAAGTCCGGAGACCAGATTCAACAGACTTAAAAGAAGAAAAAGAAGCGATGATTCCACCGACTTCAAAACATTCCTGGAAAGGGATAGAAGAGAGCTTAAATTCGGTATTGGAAACGTTATAGCAACTGCAGATTTTATGTTGATAAATGATGGTCCCATACCTATATTCAAGAATGTTGTACGAGGATTGATTGATCATGAAATTAAACCAAAACGTAAGCCATACAAAAATCATAATAAAAACAAGAATAAACCAAACAGAAAGCATCGAAAAAATCCAAACAACTATAAGAAACATAACAAGCAAAACCCCAACAATAGAAACAAGAAGGACTTTAGAAATAAGAGGAGATATTAA
- a CDS encoding diphthine--ammonia ligase yields MKSVILYSGGKDSTMAVYKAIKNNDEIYALLAMVSRNKESYMFHVPNIHMVDYCAAAMEIPTVDVLTDGVKEEELDDVENALIRLKNKGVECVYSGALESVYQKSRIDRICEKIGLKSVSPLWHVNPVEYMRELVDEGFEIIISSTAAYGLTKDWLGRTITHEVIDELIKLNEKYGLHPAFEGGEAETLVLDAPFYDRRIVIDDAEIIWNVDSGVYNITKAHLEEKYDYSINEQ; encoded by the coding sequence ATGAAATCAGTAATTTTATACTCCGGTGGAAAAGACAGTACAATGGCGGTTTATAAGGCAATTAAAAATAACGATGAAATATACGCACTGCTTGCCATGGTATCAAGAAACAAGGAATCATACATGTTCCACGTGCCAAACATACACATGGTTGACTACTGTGCAGCGGCAATGGAAATACCAACAGTTGACGTACTGACAGACGGAGTCAAGGAAGAGGAACTTGACGATGTGGAAAATGCACTGATAAGACTTAAAAACAAGGGTGTTGAATGTGTATACTCTGGAGCACTCGAATCGGTCTATCAGAAATCCAGGATAGACAGGATATGTGAGAAAATAGGACTAAAATCAGTATCACCACTATGGCATGTAAATCCGGTTGAATATATGAGGGAACTTGTCGATGAAGGATTTGAAATAATAATATCCAGTACGGCGGCATACGGACTTACAAAGGACTGGCTGGGCAGAACAATTACCCATGAAGTGATAGATGAACTGATAAAATTGAATGAAAAATACGGTTTGCATCCTGCATTCGAGGGAGGAGAAGCAGAAACGCTGGTACTTGATGCACCCTTCTACGATCGAAGAATAGTAATAGATGATGCAGAAATCATATGGAACGTCGACAGCGGAGTTTATAACATCACGAAGGCACATCTGGAAGAAAAATATGACTATTCCATAAACGAGCAATAA
- a CDS encoding GtrA family protein, which yields MDLKKELILYVVFGVLTTVVNIIAYVVFAKFLNVDYIISNIIAWFLSVLFAYITNRIWVFESKSDNILREISLFFGGRLFSGVVDTSLLYLMVDILLIGDFVSKVVTQIIVVVLNYVISKLVVFK from the coding sequence ATGGATTTGAAAAAAGAATTGATATTGTATGTTGTTTTTGGTGTTTTGACTACTGTTGTCAATATCATTGCATATGTTGTTTTTGCTAAGTTTTTGAATGTCGATTATATCATATCGAATATTATTGCATGGTTTTTATCTGTATTATTTGCATACATCACCAATAGGATTTGGGTATTTGAAAGCAAAAGTGATAATATTCTCAGGGAGATTTCATTGTTTTTTGGAGGAAGACTCTTTTCGGGTGTTGTTGACACGTCACTTCTATATCTAATGGTAGATATTTTATTGATTGGAGATTTTGTATCGAAGGTAGTCACGCAGATAATCGTTGTGGTATTAAATTACGTAATCAGCAAATTAGTGGTTTTCAAATGA
- a CDS encoding histone family protein — protein MAVLPKAPVKRILSNSGVSRVSDEAVDALINVLEEYGEEISRKSIKLAKHADRKTIKASDILLASE, from the coding sequence ATGGCAGTTTTACCAAAAGCACCAGTTAAAAGAATTTTATCAAACTCAGGTGTATCAAGAGTAAGCGATGAAGCTGTAGATGCATTAATCAATGTATTAGAAGAATATGGTGAAGAAATATCAAGAAAATCCATTAAACTAGCAAAACACGCTGATCGTAAAACCATTAAAGCAAGTGATATTTTATTAGCAAGCGAATAA
- a CDS encoding M42 family metallopeptidase, whose product MKELLKKLSEACGISGFEDDIREILKEELSDCVDEMETDLMGNLITTHKGNQDKPSVMLASHMDEIGLMVSYIDEDGFLRFVKIGGINDQMLLNQKVYVKTEKGDIPGIIGSKPPHITSASEAKKIITYKNMFIDIGAKDRKQAKELVSIGDPIVFHTEFEECLNDLVMGKALDNRVGCAVMAQVMKEYDGDVTVYGVGTVQEEVGLKGAKTSAFKLNPDMAIALDVTIAGDHPGVKEEEAYIKAGKGTVISLTDASGRGLITHPMMKKLLVEAAEEAGIDYQVEVGDGGTTDATAIHLTREGIATATLSSGSRYIHTPISVVSLKDMDDTVKLIIAFLNKL is encoded by the coding sequence ATGAAAGAATTACTCAAAAAACTATCAGAAGCCTGCGGTATATCAGGTTTTGAAGATGATATACGTGAAATACTAAAAGAAGAACTATCAGACTGTGTTGATGAGATGGAAACAGATTTAATGGGAAATCTAATCACAACACACAAAGGTAACCAAGACAAACCTAGCGTAATGCTTGCAAGCCACATGGACGAAATCGGTTTAATGGTAAGCTACATCGACGAAGACGGATTTTTAAGATTTGTAAAAATCGGCGGAATAAACGACCAGATGCTACTAAACCAAAAAGTATACGTTAAAACAGAAAAAGGTGACATACCAGGTATAATCGGTTCAAAACCACCACACATCACAAGTGCATCAGAAGCCAAAAAAATAATCACATACAAAAACATGTTCATAGACATAGGTGCCAAAGACAGAAAACAAGCAAAAGAACTTGTATCAATAGGAGATCCAATCGTATTCCACACCGAATTTGAAGAATGTCTAAACGACCTTGTAATGGGTAAGGCACTTGACAACCGTGTAGGATGTGCAGTAATGGCACAGGTAATGAAGGAATATGACGGTGACGTTACAGTATACGGTGTGGGAACAGTCCAGGAAGAAGTGGGACTTAAAGGAGCAAAAACAAGTGCATTCAAATTAAACCCTGACATGGCAATAGCATTAGACGTTACAATAGCAGGAGACCATCCTGGGGTAAAAGAAGAAGAAGCATACATCAAGGCAGGAAAAGGAACCGTTATCTCACTGACTGATGCAAGCGGTAGAGGACTCATCACCCACCCAATGATGAAAAAATTACTTGTAGAAGCAGCAGAAGAGGCAGGCATCGACTACCAAGTGGAAGTAGGTGACGGCGGAACAACCGACGCTACAGCAATACACCTGACACGTGAAGGAATAGCAACCGCAACACTCTCCAGCGGTTCAAGATACATACACACACCTATAAGTGTTGTAAGTCTTAAGGACATGGATGATACAGTAAAACTCATCATCGCATTTTTAAACAAATTATAG
- a CDS encoding YIP1 family protein, whose protein sequence is MISKIIEFFSDSGKLIISPEELFYLRGQKKGFYGILSVVFYLAFLSLMIGILLQDLTFGVVVGVIAIIFTLIFKFIHAVTIHIFAKVLFGGDGKLLACYNLICYPSCLYIFLIVGLALTVLNKMFLFPVILLVILWQFVIVITAVATEYGMDFGKAFLSTYGLWLIILAILMGIV, encoded by the coding sequence ATGATATCAAAAATAATAGAATTTTTCTCAGATAGTGGTAAGTTAATCATATCTCCAGAGGAACTATTTTATTTAAGAGGTCAAAAGAAAGGATTTTATGGAATATTATCAGTAGTATTCTATCTAGCCTTTTTATCTTTAATGATAGGTATATTACTGCAGGATTTAACATTCGGTGTGGTAGTGGGAGTAATCGCAATAATATTCACGCTTATATTTAAATTCATACACGCAGTAACGATACACATATTTGCCAAAGTATTGTTTGGCGGAGACGGTAAGTTACTTGCATGTTATAATTTGATATGTTATCCTAGTTGTTTATACATATTTTTAATAGTGGGATTGGCATTAACAGTATTGAATAAGATGTTCTTGTTCCCGGTCATACTACTAGTTATATTATGGCAGTTTGTCATAGTAATTACTGCCGTAGCTACAGAGTATGGTATGGACTTTGGTAAGGCATTCCTATCAACATACGGTTTATGGCTAATCATATTAGCAATTCTAATGGGGATAGTATAA